A window from Carassius carassius chromosome 40, fCarCar2.1, whole genome shotgun sequence encodes these proteins:
- the LOC132122194 gene encoding nucleoside diphosphate kinase A-like isoform X1, with translation MGSGVSSAKPPSTPATQCAKCATVPMSGNEERTFIAIKPDGVQRGLIGEIIKRFEQKGFKLVAMKLIQADEDLLRQHYCDLKDRPFFPGLVSFMSSGPLVAMVWEGFNVIKTGRVMLGETNPVDSKPGTIRGDFCVQVVRNIIHGSDSVESANAEINLWFNPEEICDYTKCQDSWLNG, from the exons ATGGGGTCAGGGGTTTCATCTGCCAAACCCCCCTCCACACCTGCAACCCAGTGTGCCAAATGTGCGACGGT CCCAATGTCTGGAAATGAAGAGCGCACGTTCATTGCCATCAAGCCTGATGGAGTGCAGAGGGGACTTATCGGAGAGATCATCAAGCGTTTCGAACAGAAGGGCTTCAAGTTAGTTGCTATGAAGTTAATCCAG GCCGATGAGGATCTTCTGAGACAGCACTACTGTGATCTGAAGGATCGGCCTTTCTTCCCAGGACTTGTCAGTTTCATGTCCTCTGGCCCTTTGGTTGCCATG GTGTGGGAGGGTTTTAACGTTATAAAAACCGGCAGAGTAATGCTCGGTGAGACTAATCCCGTCGACTCCAAGCCTGGGACTATCCGAGGTGACTTTTGTGTTCAGGTTGTCCG GAACATCATTCACGGCAGTGATTCTGTCGAAAGTGCCAACGCCGAGATCAACCTGTGGTTCAACCCAGAGGAGATCTGTGACTACACCAAATGTCAGGACAGCTGGCTCAATGGCTGA
- the LOC132122194 gene encoding nucleoside diphosphate kinase A-like isoform X2 has translation MSGNEERTFIAIKPDGVQRGLIGEIIKRFEQKGFKLVAMKLIQADEDLLRQHYCDLKDRPFFPGLVSFMSSGPLVAMVWEGFNVIKTGRVMLGETNPVDSKPGTIRGDFCVQVVRNIIHGSDSVESANAEINLWFNPEEICDYTKCQDSWLNG, from the exons ATGTCTGGAAATGAAGAGCGCACGTTCATTGCCATCAAGCCTGATGGAGTGCAGAGGGGACTTATCGGAGAGATCATCAAGCGTTTCGAACAGAAGGGCTTCAAGTTAGTTGCTATGAAGTTAATCCAG GCCGATGAGGATCTTCTGAGACAGCACTACTGTGATCTGAAGGATCGGCCTTTCTTCCCAGGACTTGTCAGTTTCATGTCCTCTGGCCCTTTGGTTGCCATG GTGTGGGAGGGTTTTAACGTTATAAAAACCGGCAGAGTAATGCTCGGTGAGACTAATCCCGTCGACTCCAAGCCTGGGACTATCCGAGGTGACTTTTGTGTTCAGGTTGTCCG GAACATCATTCACGGCAGTGATTCTGTCGAAAGTGCCAACGCCGAGATCAACCTGTGGTTCAACCCAGAGGAGATCTGTGACTACACCAAATGTCAGGACAGCTGGCTCAATGGCTGA